In Pongo abelii isolate AG06213 chromosome 5, NHGRI_mPonAbe1-v2.0_pri, whole genome shotgun sequence, the DNA window AAATgcggaggaggatgaggaggaagaggaggaagaggaggaggaggagaaggagactGTTCGGTCTCCTCTTTCCTCAAACATGGATGCCTCCAAGGAACATAATTCCAGCTCCGAGAGGTCCTGACGTGGGGCCCGGAGGACCCCAGTACCTACCGGCAACATCATCTCCTTGCCATGCTCCAGGTGTCTGAGCAGCCATCTAGTGCAGTGACACATCGGGGCTTCCCTTGTGGCCTCCCCGGTCCAGAACCTCTCCGAAGTGCGCTGGATCCTCCAAGCTGCTCTTTGAACCGCTGTCCAGGTCTGCAGGTCCTCGTTCAGGGACATGAAATCTCCTTGTCGTAGGCGGACTTAAAGTGTCCTCCGAGGAAGCTCCTGTCCGGAGCCACCACCCAGCCAggcagcagcatctgcaggtgcgGTGCCCTGGACCTGCCCCAGGGCGAGCCGGAGGCGGGgccggggaggggagggaggtcgCCCCGCCCACCCcagctccttcctccctctgtcattGGTCAGAGAACAAGTCAGTCATGATCCAGATTGAAGGAGAAACCTGGAGCAAAATGTCCCCAGCCCTTCCCCACCTGGGAGGGATCAGCTGAGGCCCCGCCCCCCATCCCTGGGAGACCCGGGCCCATCACTCTGGGATCGGGGCGGGGGACACCTGTGCCTGGAGTCTGAGGTCACTCACCGGCTGACCCTGGTGGTGCTACCGGCCCAGGAACCTCAGGCCCCTCAGTAACACATTCCCTGCGGTCTTCGAGAACTTTCCTCAGGGCGCCCACAGCCCTGTCCCATCTTCTCCACCCGCGGCGCCCGCGGCTTCACGCTCTGATTCTCGCCGCGGCTGTGGAAGCTCAGGAATCGCGTGCCGCCCACGAAGGCGCTGCTGAGGAACTCAGGGCTCACGTGGTGAAAGCGGAGCCCGGCGGCCTTCAAGTACCCAGGGTGCGGGCCTGGGCTCCGGGAACCGGCACATTGCGGGTGGGAGAGGCGCAGGGAGCCTGGGACCCCGCCCCGCTCCCCTCGGGTCCCCACTCGCCC includes these proteins:
- the LOC129060200 gene encoding class I histocompatibility antigen, Non-RT1.A alpha-1 chain-like, giving the protein MSLNEDLQTWTAVQRAAWRIQRTSERFWTGEATREAPMCHCTRWLLRHLEHGKEMMLPSPVEIPAVQQSLGGAPGCGRQAETS